The Nostoc sp. 'Peltigera membranacea cyanobiont' N6 genome contains the following window.
GTCCTAAATCTTCATTTTCCCTAATCACCTCACCAGCCACCTTCACCGCCCATAGCGCCAATTGTCCCCCTAAAGAAAACCCTGTAAACCAAAATTTTCCCGGACATCCCATTTCTTTAGCGGCGGCGGCGATGCGAACAAAATCTTCCCCCTCGTACAAACCATCAGAAGTGAGAGTTGGGGATAGTTCGGCGGTTTTGCCGTGGGCCCGCCAATCAAATAACACCACAGCGTATCCCTGAGCATAAGCTTTACGCCCTAGCACTCTCAAAAACCATTCCGTTTTTAATTCTCCAGTAATGCCATAAGTGCCGATAATCGTACTATGAGCATTTTCCGGGATGGCAACCAAGCCAAAAATTGGCACACCTTGGCCACCAATAAAGATTTTCTCGTGATAAGACGGTTCTTGTAAGAGAATAGTACTTTTCCAGTGACGCTTTCCCCACAAAGCGGCGTATACAGTCATCATCACACCGTTTTGTAAAAACCAAGACGGATTGTAGGGGGGAGTATAACACATCATAGACTATAAGATTTCGTGTAGTTGAGTCTTGATTTCATAGTCATTTAATCTTAATATTTATGTAAGATTTAAAAACTTTTTCATCATTGCTTCAAAAATCTTTGTATCTATCAAAGGTTGTTATTTATCCTTAATAAGTAGTAATAATTTTTTAAGAATGCCGAGGATTCTTGTCATAGACGATGACCCAGCGATTTCAGAACTAGTTGCCGTCAACTTGGAAATGGCTGGCTACGATGTTAGTCAAGCTGAAGACGGCATCAAAGGTCAAGCGCTGGCTCTCCAGCTACAGCCCGACTTGATCATGCTCGATTTAATGTTGCCCAGGGTAGATGGGTTTACCGTTTGCCAACGCCTGCGCCGCGACGATCGCACCTCTGAGATTCCTGTGTTAATGTTAACGGCTTTGAGCCAAACTCAGGACAAGGTGGAAGGCTTCAACGCTGGCGCAGATGACTACCTCACTAAACCTTTTGAAGTTGAAGAACTGCTGGCGCGGGTGCGGGCACTTTTGCGGCGGACTGACCGCATTCCCCAAGCTGCAAAGCATAGTGAGATTCTCAACTATGGTTCACTCACTCTCGTTCCCGAAAGATTTGAGGCAATATGGTTCAATGACACGGTGAAATTGACTCACTTGGAATTTGAGCTACTTCACTGCTTATTACAACGCCACGGTCAAACAGTTTCTCCCAGTGAAATCCTCAGAGAAGTTTGGGGCTACGATCCCGATGACGACATTGAAACGATTCGAGTCCATATTCGCCACTTGAGAACCAAGCTAGAACCAGATCCTCGCCACCCCCGTTATATCAAAACAGTGTATGGTGCTGGATACTGTCTGGAGTTACCAGGTATCCCTCCATCAAATGAAGGGGCTTCAGTAACAGTTGTTGAATGAAATCACGCTAAATTCCCTTAACTAAGCCATCACTTAGGCAAGAACTCTGCAAAATTCTTAATTCCTTACCGTTTAGTTAAGGTTATTGCTGAGGTGTGTAGAGACGTTGCAATGCAGCGTCTCTTGAGAGACATAGTAAGGAATGTAGATTAAATAAAATGCAAAAGTAGGGTGTGTTAGCGGAGCGTAACGCACCATTCCAAGTTAAATAAGAATTGCACGTTATTAAATTTGCATTCCTAAGCGATCGCCTTTTGAAGTTACAGAGGGGCGATCGCTGCTAAAATTTGAACTACAACTGTTGTGTGGCATCAATTTTGTGAGAAAGGGTGCGATCGTTACCGATATGGTTTTCGTAAAAACCTTGCATAATTTCCACGATATACCATTGTATCGGGATGACCTACACCTAAAATCTGCTCACAAATTACCAAAGCTTGCTGAAAAAGGGGTTCGGCTTCGCTGTACCGTCCTGTAAATTCGTAGAGTAATGCGATACTGCTCAGGCTAATGGCGACATCGGGATGGTTGTCTCCCAGGAAGCGTTTTCTCAGTTCCAAAGCTTGCTGATACAAGAGTTCAGCTTCGCCGTACCGTCCTGTAGATTCGTAGAGTACTGCAAGATTGTTCAGGCTATCGGCGACATAAGGATGGTTATCTCCGAGTAAGCGTTTCCACAGTTCTAAAGCTTGCAAATGCAGGGATTCGGCTTCGTTGTAGCGTCCTGTAAATTCGTAGAGTACTGCAAGATTGTTCAGGCTAGTGGCGACAAGGGAATGGTTATTTCCCAGTAAGCGTTTTCTCATTTCCAAAGCTTGCTGAAGCAGGGGTTCGGCTTCGCTGTACCGTTTTGTAACACGGTAGAGTACTGCAAGATTGTTCAGGCTATTGGTGAAATCGGGATGGTTATCTCCCAGTAAGCGTTTTCTCAGTTCCAAAGCTTGCTGATACAAGAGTTCAGCTTCGCTGTAGCGTCCTATAGAATGGTAGATTAATGCGAGATTGTTCAGGCTAGCGGCGACAAGGGAATGGTTGTTTCCTAGTAAGCGTTTCCATTGTTCCAAAGCTTGCAAATGCAGGGGTTCAGCTTTGCTGTAGCGTCCTGTAGCACGGTAGAGTTCTGCAAGATTATTCAGGCTAGCGGCGACACCAAGATGTTCTAAACCAAGACGATTTTCAGCTACCTCTACACATAGTTTGTACCAAGGTTCTGCTTGCTGATAAAGTCCTTGACCTTGATAAAACCTGCCTAAGCGTGTGAACGGTGTGATTAAATCCTCGTCGCTGAGATATTGCGATAAGTGGGTTGCAACTTCTGCAATGTGGGAGATAAGGGGAGTTAGGTTAAAAATATCTTGACGGTTAGGGTGTTCAGGAATTTGCTTTGCCACTTCTACCATCTGCGCTGTAAAGTTTGTTTTTGCTTCATCCGCCTGACTTGACTCATCCAACTTCATTTGGAAAAATTGCCGAATCAGTGGATGTAGACGATAAATTCCTTTACTTTGTCGTTGTAGCAAATGCAGTTTCAGTAAATCACCTATGGCTTTCTCTTTGAGTTCTTGTTCATCGTCATCTTCTATTCCCTCAACAGAAAAAGGAATATCAGCCAAAGCATACAAACTCAGCCAAAAGCCTAAGCTTTGTGCTTTCTCATCCAACTGTTCCCAACTCAATGCAAAAGCTTCACCAACGCCATATTCATAACGCATCAATGGGTTAGCCTTGGCGACTGCTTCATGTTCCAGTCGCTTTTTTTCTAGCCGCTTCAGCAGTTTTTCCAGAGACAAATCTGGCATTGTATCCAGATATCGCCCCACTAACTCTAACGCCAAAGGCAAATATCCCAAGAATTTACAAATTTCTCTCGCAACCCAAGGTTCGCTTTTAAGTCGTTCTCTATCAACCAGTGATTTTAATAATTTCATCGCCGCCAATGGTTTGAGAACACCTAAAGGTAATTGCGGCAAAGTTCTATCAAATCCCAGGCGCGTTGTCAGCAATACTTTAAACCGGGGTGATTCTGGGGGTAGATAAGGCTGAACCTGTGTTTTGTAGTCGGTGACATCATCAAACACCAGCAGCACTTCACCTTGTTGCCAATTTTGCCAGCAGTATCTCAGTCTATCTGCTAATTTCCAATCGTCCGGTGCAATGAGTTTAAATTTTAATTCAGCAAATCTGAGAATATGAATTCCGACATCGATTCCCTGTGCAGATAACCAGCAAACCCCACCTTGATAATTCTGCAAGTGCTGTTTGGCGTATTGGGTAGCGAGTTCAGTTTTGCCGACTCCACCCATACCCGCCACAGCTACAATCGCAACTTGTCGAGATGTCTGTAATTGCTGGTGCAGTTTTTCTAATTCCGCCTCACGTCCCACA
Protein-coding sequences here:
- a CDS encoding response regulator transcription factor; translated protein: MPRILVIDDDPAISELVAVNLEMAGYDVSQAEDGIKGQALALQLQPDLIMLDLMLPRVDGFTVCQRLRRDDRTSEIPVLMLTALSQTQDKVEGFNAGADDYLTKPFEVEELLARVRALLRRTDRIPQAAKHSEILNYGSLTLVPERFEAIWFNDTVKLTHLEFELLHCLLQRHGQTVSPSEILREVWGYDPDDDIETIRVHIRHLRTKLEPDPRHPRYIKTVYGAGYCLELPGIPPSNEGASVTVVE
- a CDS encoding tetratricopeptide repeat protein, coding for MQWADFLANEAATNSLSPEQTAAFVERLKSENSGKSEAKVASELNIGASALKKRMTEVYEKFAQSYPELATSESRGKLEKLRACLTVKYNGGQDAHPTIKEIYQNIPPAVPFEKFVGREAELEKLHQQLQTSRQVAIVAVAGMGGVGKTELATQYAKQHLQNYQGGVCWLSAQGIDVGIHILRFAELKFKLIAPDDWKLADRLRYCWQNWQQGEVLLVFDDVTDYKTQVQPYLPPESPRFKVLLTTRLGFDRTLPQLPLGVLKPLAAMKLLKSLVDRERLKSEPWVAREICKFLGYLPLALELVGRYLDTMPDLSLEKLLKRLEKKRLEHEAVAKANPLMRYEYGVGEAFALSWEQLDEKAQSLGFWLSLYALADIPFSVEGIEDDDEQELKEKAIGDLLKLHLLQRQSKGIYRLHPLIRQFFQMKLDESSQADEAKTNFTAQMVEVAKQIPEHPNRQDIFNLTPLISHIAEVATHLSQYLSDEDLITPFTRLGRFYQGQGLYQQAEPWYKLCVEVAENRLGLEHLGVAASLNNLAELYRATGRYSKAEPLHLQALEQWKRLLGNNHSLVAASLNNLALIYHSIGRYSEAELLYQQALELRKRLLGDNHPDFTNSLNNLAVLYRVTKRYSEAEPLLQQALEMRKRLLGNNHSLVATSLNNLAVLYEFTGRYNEAESLHLQALELWKRLLGDNHPYVADSLNNLAVLYESTGRYGEAELLYQQALELRKRFLGDNHPDVAISLSSIALLYEFTGRYSEAEPLFQQALVICEQILGVGHPDTMVYRGNYARFLRKPYR